The following are encoded together in the Choloepus didactylus isolate mChoDid1 chromosome 7, mChoDid1.pri, whole genome shotgun sequence genome:
- the LOC119540513 gene encoding mediator of RNA polymerase II transcription subunit 21-like yields MGNSNTADQPTQPQDAVNSFADQFCNAFGVLQQCGPPASFSNIQRATNKDQPANPTEEYTQLFVALIARKAKDIDVLIDSLPSEESPAALQAASLYKLEEENHEAATCLEDVVYGRDMLLEKVQSALADIAQSQLKTRSGTRSRSLPDS; encoded by the coding sequence atgggAAACAGCAACACGGCGGATCAGCCTACGCAGCCGCAAGATGCAGTAAATTCGTTTGCAGATCAATTTTGTAATGCCTTTGGAGTGTTGCAGCAGTGTGGTCCTCCTGCCTCTTTTAGTAATATTCAGAGAGCAACTAACAAAGATCAGCCAGCTAATCCTACAGAAGAGTATACCCAGCTTTTTGTAGCACTGATTGCACGAAAAGCAAAAGACATTGATGTTTTGATAGATTCCTTACCCAGTGAAGAATCTCCAGCTGCTTTACAGGCTGCTAGCTTGTATAAGCTAGAAGAAGAAAACCACGAAGCTGCTACATGTCTGGAGGATGTGGTTTATGGAAGGGATATGCTTCTGGAAAAGGTACAAAGTGCGCTTGCTGATATTGCACAGTCACAGCTGAAAACAAGAAGTGGTACCCGTAGCCGATCTCTTCCAGACTCATAg